The following are encoded together in the Mycobacteriales bacterium genome:
- a CDS encoding (2Fe-2S)-binding protein, with protein sequence MSEPVSFRFDGVPMTAPRGSTVATGLITNGVSAFRTTRADDRPRGIFCGIGWCFDCLVDVDEETSVRACITPLAAGADVRRSGSVGGRRAR encoded by the coding sequence GTGAGCGAACCGGTGTCCTTCCGCTTCGACGGCGTGCCGATGACCGCCCCCCGAGGGTCGACCGTCGCCACGGGACTGATCACCAACGGGGTGTCCGCGTTCCGGACGACCCGCGCAGACGATCGGCCGCGGGGCATCTTCTGCGGCATCGGGTGGTGCTTCGACTGTCTCGTCGACGTCGACGAGGAGACCTCGGTGCGCGCCTGCATCACCCCGCTCGCGGCCGGCGCCGACGTACGCCGGTCGGGCTCGGTAGGCGGGCGTCGTGCGCGCTGA
- a CDS encoding FAD-dependent oxidoreductase, with protein sequence MRADVVVIGGGPAGMAAAAAAADAGLHVVLVDGNAAVGGQYYRRRLDGTGSSGPPDRLARVATHPKVTVVAHSWVWHAARAGGRVQVYVGGPRADTVTAAAAVVATGSAELALPFPGWTLPGVLTPGAAQALLKGHDLRVGRRVVVGGSGPFLLPVAAGLAGAGARIEALVEATRPRSVLGAALPTLSHPARIREAAGYLRRLARAGVRPRGGRVVIRCEGADRVEAAVVAEVDPEWRPIPGTERTIAADAVCVSFGFAPALDVSRNLGCRDVPHPARPTGAVWHDADQATSVAGVFAAGEATGVGGAEIAELEGRLAGLSAARLLEAISNRDHAAAVRPLRPALRRRRRFADLLDRLYPMRTGWLDWLDPETTFCRCEEVSWATVTSAATGTATARAIRAITRCGMGYCQGRICGPALQAALARDRGAASPAVGDLQWRTVVTPTPLGVIAGAAVRPAADSGRPDEPA encoded by the coding sequence GTGCGCGCTGACGTCGTCGTGATCGGCGGCGGGCCGGCCGGAATGGCCGCCGCCGCAGCGGCCGCCGACGCCGGGCTGCACGTCGTCCTGGTGGACGGGAACGCCGCGGTCGGTGGCCAGTACTACCGCCGACGACTGGACGGGACCGGGTCGAGCGGGCCGCCCGATCGCCTCGCCCGGGTCGCCACCCACCCGAAGGTGACCGTCGTCGCGCACAGCTGGGTCTGGCATGCCGCGCGGGCCGGTGGCCGGGTGCAGGTGTACGTCGGTGGTCCGCGGGCCGACACAGTCACTGCCGCAGCCGCGGTGGTCGCCACCGGCTCGGCGGAGTTGGCGCTGCCCTTCCCCGGCTGGACGCTGCCCGGCGTGCTCACCCCGGGCGCGGCGCAGGCGCTGCTGAAGGGTCACGACCTGCGGGTGGGTCGACGCGTGGTGGTCGGCGGCTCGGGCCCGTTCCTGTTGCCGGTGGCCGCCGGGCTGGCCGGCGCGGGCGCTCGGATCGAGGCGCTGGTCGAGGCGACCCGGCCGCGTTCGGTCCTCGGCGCGGCACTTCCCACGCTGTCGCATCCGGCGCGGATCCGTGAGGCGGCGGGGTATCTACGGCGACTGGCCCGGGCCGGCGTACGCCCGCGGGGTGGTCGCGTGGTGATCCGGTGCGAAGGGGCGGACCGGGTGGAGGCGGCTGTGGTCGCCGAGGTCGATCCCGAATGGCGCCCGATCCCCGGCACCGAGCGCACGATCGCCGCCGATGCGGTCTGCGTCTCCTTCGGCTTCGCTCCCGCACTGGACGTGTCGCGCAACCTCGGCTGCCGCGACGTCCCGCACCCGGCGCGGCCGACCGGCGCGGTGTGGCACGACGCCGACCAGGCTACGAGCGTCGCCGGGGTCTTCGCCGCCGGCGAGGCGACCGGCGTCGGCGGCGCCGAGATCGCCGAACTCGAGGGACGACTCGCCGGCCTCTCCGCGGCCCGGCTGCTCGAAGCGATATCGAACCGCGACCACGCCGCCGCCGTACGTCCGCTGCGACCCGCGCTCCGGCGGCGGCGCCGGTTCGCCGACCTACTCGACCGGCTCTACCCCATGCGGACCGGCTGGCTGGACTGGCTCGACCCCGAGACGACGTTCTGCCGCTGCGAGGAGGTGTCCTGGGCCACCGTCACGTCCGCCGCCACCGGCACGGCGACCGCCCGCGCGATCCGCGCCATCACCCGGTGCGGCATGGGCTACTGCCAGGGCCGGATCTGCGGCCCCGCCCTGCAGGCCGCCCTCGCCCGGGACCGCGGCGCGGCCTCGCCGGCCGTCGGCGACCTGCAATGGCGGACCGTCGTGACGCCGACACCGCTCGGTGTGATCGCCGGCGCCGCTGTCAGGCCTGCAGCGGATAGCGGCCGGCCAGACGAGCCAGCTTGA
- a CDS encoding helix-turn-helix domain-containing protein — protein MFSGDLQVLVDDLAERLGRSATIEDDNHRVIVYSSQQHQIDDVRRDSILQRRTSPEVRTWFRKFGIVSCNDPVRIPPDRARGILGRLCIPVRHRDRLDGFLWLIDDDESLTAPQVTVAETTARHAAILMHEEMLAERLASTALAHLLVQSEEVRTLAAAQVVDDGIVPAGSPVVVSVLVPESTDAGTRTLIGDCIRDVSRLHVRGEVLGVAHADHGAVLTFAPGGDRAGHAMRIARELRDCMRRRTGDVRTVVGIGEVKERLVDAQVSYRQARLSARAATRLPGVGDIAAWSALGALRAVVQLPIEAMVDSIDPRMAALFAAGDDRILDTLECYLDGGCDAQVTAGKLHLHRGTLYYRLQKAQEAADIDLRNGEDRLSAHVGFKLARLAGRYPLQA, from the coding sequence ATGTTCTCCGGAGACCTGCAGGTGCTGGTGGACGACCTGGCCGAGCGGCTGGGCCGCTCGGCGACCATCGAGGACGACAATCACCGGGTCATCGTCTACTCGTCCCAGCAGCACCAGATCGACGACGTACGCCGTGATTCGATCCTGCAACGCAGGACCAGCCCCGAAGTCCGGACGTGGTTCCGGAAGTTCGGCATCGTGTCGTGCAACGACCCGGTGCGGATCCCGCCCGACCGGGCGCGCGGCATTCTGGGGCGGCTGTGCATCCCGGTCCGGCATCGTGACCGGCTGGACGGGTTCTTGTGGCTCATCGACGACGACGAGTCGTTGACGGCGCCCCAGGTCACCGTCGCCGAGACAACGGCCCGGCACGCCGCGATCCTGATGCACGAAGAGATGCTCGCCGAGCGGCTCGCGAGCACAGCCCTGGCCCATCTGTTGGTCCAGTCGGAGGAGGTCCGCACCCTCGCCGCCGCGCAGGTGGTCGACGACGGAATCGTTCCGGCGGGCTCGCCGGTCGTCGTCAGCGTTCTCGTTCCGGAGTCGACCGACGCCGGGACCAGGACGCTCATCGGCGACTGCATCCGCGATGTCAGCCGCCTGCATGTCCGCGGGGAGGTCCTCGGGGTCGCACACGCCGACCACGGCGCGGTGCTGACCTTCGCACCCGGGGGTGATCGTGCCGGGCACGCGATGCGGATCGCGCGGGAGCTGCGGGACTGCATGCGCCGGCGGACGGGCGACGTGCGGACCGTCGTCGGGATCGGCGAGGTGAAGGAACGGCTCGTGGACGCCCAGGTCTCCTACCGCCAGGCTCGGCTCAGCGCCCGGGCGGCGACGCGGCTGCCCGGTGTCGGCGACATCGCGGCGTGGTCCGCGCTGGGTGCGCTCCGTGCCGTCGTCCAGCTGCCGATCGAGGCGATGGTCGACTCGATCGACCCGAGGATGGCTGCACTCTTCGCAGCCGGAGACGATCGGATCCTCGACACGCTCGAGTGCTATCTCGACGGTGGCTGTGATGCGCAGGTGACGGCGGGCAAGCTGCACCTGCACCGCGGCACCCTCTACTACCGGCTACAGAAGGCGCAGGAGGCCGCCGACATCGACCTCCGCAACGGCGAGGACCGGCTGTCTGCGCACGTGGGTTTCAAGCTGGCTCGTCTGGCCGGCCGCTATCCGCTGCAGGCCTGA